A single window of Streptomyces aquilus DNA harbors:
- a CDS encoding 2-hydroxyacid dehydrogenase — translation MTVRSPQVWLPAQFGRLADLPPGLDYARWDGRSAFPTDPAEVEFYVPPLTKDIGVIARPLARMTRLRAVQALSAGTDELRAVLDRLPRDVTLCNAKGVAAADTAELALTLILASLRGIPESLRAQDREDWDPRTFSTLRERSVLIVGHGAVGSALEELLTPFGCAVTRVGRADRDTPQGPVRSVSLLPGLVPDADVIVLCTPLTGATRGLFDAALLSRVKDGALLVNVSRGAVVDTDALLKEVDGGRLRAALDVTDPEPLPPGHPLWTAPGVLVTPHVGAFTPDFWPRLEALVRRQLARFAAGRELENVVTR, via the coding sequence ATGACCGTGCGATCCCCCCAGGTATGGCTGCCCGCACAGTTCGGCCGCCTTGCCGATCTGCCCCCGGGCCTCGACTACGCCCGCTGGGACGGCCGTTCGGCCTTTCCCACGGACCCGGCGGAAGTCGAGTTCTACGTACCCCCACTGACCAAGGACATCGGCGTCATCGCCCGGCCGCTGGCCCGGATGACCCGGCTGCGGGCGGTGCAGGCGCTCAGCGCCGGTACCGACGAACTGCGGGCGGTGCTGGACCGGCTGCCGCGTGACGTGACCCTGTGCAACGCGAAGGGGGTGGCGGCTGCCGACACGGCCGAGCTGGCCTTGACACTGATCCTCGCCAGCCTGCGCGGCATACCGGAGTCGCTCCGCGCCCAGGACCGGGAGGACTGGGATCCGCGGACCTTCTCCACCCTGCGCGAACGGTCCGTGCTCATCGTCGGTCACGGCGCCGTCGGCTCCGCCCTGGAGGAGCTCCTGACGCCCTTCGGCTGCGCCGTCACCCGCGTCGGGCGCGCGGACAGGGACACGCCCCAGGGGCCGGTGCGCTCCGTGTCGCTGCTGCCCGGGCTTGTCCCGGACGCCGATGTGATCGTGCTGTGCACCCCGTTGACCGGGGCGACCCGCGGGCTCTTCGATGCCGCGCTGCTGTCCCGCGTCAAGGACGGCGCCCTGCTCGTCAACGTGTCCCGGGGCGCGGTCGTCGACACCGACGCCCTGCTGAAGGAGGTGGACGGCGGACGGCTGCGGGCCGCCCTGGACGTGACCGACCCCGAACCGCTCCCGCCGGGCCACCCGCTCTGGACCGCGCCCGGTGTCCTGGTAACCCCGCACGTCGGCGCTTTCACCCCCGACTTCTGGCCCCGTCTCGAAGCGCTCGTGCGACGGCAGCTGGCCCGGTTCGCCGCGGGCAGGGAACTGGAGAACGTCGTCACACGCTGA
- a CDS encoding class I SAM-dependent methyltransferase has protein sequence MHTILSGPSGLRPEHDSYAVTAEFYDILQADEDEARVRRLYSRQIADARTGVLDVGAGTGRVTMLALADSGADVHAVEPARAMRTSLLTRLAALSCEQRDRVTVHPHPLDETALDAVADVAVCHNMVGCLPPGIREKLWPALGRALTPGGSLFVQLPPARLPARTVVRRLADKRVGEHIYGGRMTMSAAGYRIRTRADYWVRDAEDVLREHTETFWMWPATRARLTDELAAHGFAPLPGYEESELLAVTLNVRR, from the coding sequence ATGCACACTATTCTCAGTGGACCGTCCGGTCTCCGACCCGAACACGACTCCTACGCGGTCACCGCGGAGTTCTACGACATCTTGCAGGCCGACGAGGACGAGGCGCGGGTCCGGCGGCTCTACTCACGCCAGATCGCCGACGCCCGCACCGGTGTGCTGGACGTCGGGGCCGGTACCGGGCGGGTGACGATGCTGGCCCTCGCTGACTCCGGGGCCGACGTGCACGCCGTCGAACCGGCCCGGGCCATGCGCACGTCGCTGCTGACCCGGCTCGCCGCCCTGTCCTGCGAGCAGCGGGACCGGGTCACCGTGCACCCGCACCCCCTGGACGAGACGGCGCTGGACGCGGTCGCGGATGTGGCCGTCTGCCACAACATGGTGGGCTGCCTGCCACCCGGGATACGCGAGAAGTTGTGGCCCGCGCTCGGCAGGGCCCTCACCCCCGGCGGCTCGCTGTTCGTGCAGTTGCCGCCGGCCCGGCTCCCGGCCCGCACCGTCGTGCGCCGGCTCGCGGACAAGCGGGTCGGCGAGCACATCTACGGCGGGCGCATGACGATGTCGGCCGCCGGTTACCGCATCCGGACCCGCGCCGACTACTGGGTCAGGGACGCCGAGGACGTGCTGCGGGAACACACCGAGACGTTCTGGATGTGGCCCGCGACGCGCGCCCGGCTGACCGACGAACTGGCCGCGCACGGGTTCGCCCCGCTTCCGGGGTACGAGGAGTCGGAGCTGCTGGCCGTGACACTGAACGTCCGCCGGTGA
- a CDS encoding Ohr family peroxiredoxin → MTDPIQLPDLSTGKDFTGDTFSPLYTTTVTVDGGAVAHGRASGRARSSDGALDLELRMPAELGGPGTGTNPEQLFAAGFAACFHGALSLLARQEALDPAAVSVLATVAFGRDPEDGGYLLHVDLVVRWPGVPRETATRLMKRADALCPYARMAWRGTPTTITLAP, encoded by the coding sequence GTGACCGATCCGATCCAACTGCCCGACCTGTCCACCGGAAAGGACTTCACCGGGGACACGTTCTCGCCCCTCTACACGACGACGGTGACCGTCGACGGCGGTGCGGTCGCGCACGGGCGGGCCTCCGGCCGGGCCCGGTCGTCCGACGGCGCCCTGGACCTGGAGCTGCGGATGCCCGCGGAACTGGGCGGCCCCGGTACGGGGACCAATCCAGAGCAACTGTTCGCGGCCGGTTTCGCGGCCTGCTTCCACGGCGCGCTGAGCCTCCTGGCGCGGCAGGAAGCGCTCGATCCCGCCGCCGTCTCCGTCCTGGCGACCGTGGCGTTCGGACGTGATCCCGAGGACGGCGGCTATCTGCTCCACGTCGACCTGGTGGTGCGGTGGCCCGGCGTGCCGCGCGAGACGGCCACCCGCCTGATGAAGCGGGCCGACGCGCTGTGTCCGTACGCACGCATGGCCTGGCGGGGCACGCCGACCACCATCACCCTCGCCCCCTGA
- a CDS encoding cupin domain-containing protein, whose product MGLSLAPTTAQATPGGPGGSGRVLAQRTVGDTDYILREITIPPGQATGWHYHDGTLYAFVKQGTLSHFDASCTFDGVYEKGSFLKEPSGADHVHIGENPGATDIVLEVLHVLPHGAPFSQEAPSPGCELP is encoded by the coding sequence ATGGGGCTCTCGCTCGCCCCGACGACCGCCCAGGCCACCCCCGGCGGCCCCGGGGGCAGCGGCCGGGTCCTGGCCCAGCGGACCGTCGGCGACACCGACTACATCCTCCGCGAGATCACCATCCCGCCCGGCCAGGCGACCGGGTGGCACTACCACGACGGCACCTTGTACGCCTTCGTCAAGCAGGGCACGCTCAGCCACTTCGACGCCTCCTGCACCTTCGACGGTGTGTACGAGAAGGGCAGCTTCCTCAAGGAGCCGTCGGGCGCGGACCACGTGCACATCGGCGAGAACCCGGGGGCCACGGACATCGTCCTGGAGGTCCTCCACGTCCTGCCGCACGGCGCACCCTTCTCCCAGGAAGCGCCGTCCCCGGGCTGCGAACTGCCGTGA